In a genomic window of Dyadobacter fermentans DSM 18053:
- a CDS encoding RidA family protein, with amino-acid sequence MNNTPESNFAALGLNLPPAPKPVGVYKPLLIVDKRWVYVSGHGTVQDDGTLIIGRIGKDMDAEKGKLAARQVGLAILSTLKANLGSLNRVKRVIKVLGMVNCTDDFEKHPFIINGCSELFAKVWGEENGIGVRSAVGMGTLPDNIPVEIEAMFELEEK; translated from the coding sequence ATGAACAACACCCCTGAATCCAACTTCGCAGCCCTCGGGCTGAACCTTCCGCCTGCACCGAAACCGGTGGGCGTTTATAAACCATTATTGATCGTAGACAAGCGCTGGGTTTATGTCTCCGGCCATGGTACAGTCCAGGACGACGGCACGCTTATCATCGGCCGCATCGGGAAAGATATGGATGCCGAAAAAGGCAAACTAGCCGCTCGTCAGGTCGGCCTCGCCATTTTATCTACACTGAAAGCGAATCTCGGCAGCCTGAACCGCGTAAAAAGAGTAATCAAAGTGCTCGGCATGGTCAACTGTACCGACGATTTTGAAAAACACCCTTTCATCATCAACGGATGCAGCGAGCTCTTCGCGAAAGTATGGGGCGAAGAAAACGGCATCGGCGTAAGAAGCGCCGTAGGAATGGGCACCCTGCCGGATAACATCCCGGTGGAGATTGAGGCGATGTTTGAATTGGAGGAGAAGTAG
- a CDS encoding gluconate:H+ symporter — protein sequence MPLLLTFIAILALILLIAWLKIDTFISFLLVSIALGLASGLDVDTVSKAIQKGVGGTLGDLVLIVGFGAMLGKMVADSGAAQRITDALISLFGRKYIQWGMALAGFVIGIPLFYNAGFVIVIPLIFMISATARLPLLYIGIPMLSALSVAHGYLPPHPSPAAIASQLNADLGKTLLYGMIVSLPAIAVAGPIFGKTLKRFQPKPDEDLFDVKPRPASELPGLGISVITALLPVFLLTTMSGVKRIYPDNKLIALLAEPYFGMLVSVLFAAYALGVRRGMNMKKVGKSMEEAFKGVSTILLIIAGAGVFKEIMTASGVSTFIAESLKGMDISPLLLSWAIAAVIRVCVGSATVAGLTTVGILAPLLANAGVPAELLVLAIGSGSLMFSHLNDGGFWLFKEYFNLSIKDTILTWSVMETIVSVMGLLGVLVLNLFV from the coding sequence ATGCCTTTACTATTAACCTTTATTGCGATCCTCGCCCTCATTTTACTCATTGCCTGGCTCAAAATCGACACATTCATTTCCTTTCTGCTCGTATCCATCGCCCTCGGCCTGGCGAGTGGGCTGGATGTGGACACGGTGAGCAAGGCCATTCAAAAGGGTGTAGGAGGGACGCTCGGCGACCTGGTACTGATCGTCGGGTTCGGGGCGATGCTAGGGAAGATGGTGGCGGACAGTGGGGCGGCCCAACGCATTACCGATGCGCTGATCAGCCTTTTCGGTCGAAAATATATCCAGTGGGGTATGGCACTGGCCGGTTTCGTGATAGGGATACCGTTGTTCTATAATGCTGGTTTCGTGATTGTTATTCCATTGATTTTCATGATCAGTGCAACCGCCCGGTTACCATTATTATATATTGGTATTCCAATGTTATCTGCTTTGTCGGTAGCGCATGGTTACCTCCCACCCCACCCTTCCCCGGCGGCGATCGCCAGCCAGCTCAACGCCGACCTGGGCAAGACCCTATTGTATGGAATGATCGTTTCGCTGCCTGCCATTGCCGTGGCCGGCCCTATTTTCGGAAAAACGCTGAAACGCTTCCAACCCAAGCCCGACGAAGACCTTTTCGATGTAAAACCCCGCCCCGCTTCCGAACTTCCGGGATTGGGCATTAGCGTTATCACCGCCCTGCTCCCGGTGTTCCTGCTTACTACCATGTCGGGTGTAAAACGCATTTATCCCGACAATAAACTGATCGCCTTGCTGGCCGAGCCCTATTTCGGGATGCTCGTTTCGGTCCTTTTCGCCGCTTATGCACTGGGCGTGAGACGCGGGATGAATATGAAAAAGGTGGGTAAATCGATGGAAGAAGCATTCAAAGGCGTATCCACGATCCTGCTGATCATTGCAGGAGCCGGCGTTTTCAAAGAAATCATGACAGCCAGCGGCGTAAGCACCTTCATCGCCGAAAGTCTCAAAGGAATGGACATCTCCCCGCTCCTGCTCAGCTGGGCTATTGCGGCGGTAATCCGCGTTTGTGTGGGTTCCGCCACCGTCGCGGGGCTCACCACCGTAGGTATTCTCGCGCCCTTGCTCGCTAATGCGGGCGTACCTGCGGAGCTGCTCGTACTCGCCATCGGCTCAGGCAGTTTGATGTTCTCCCACCTCAACGACGGCGGTTTCTGGCTCTTCAAAGAATACTTCAATCTCAGCATTAAAGACACCATCCTTACCTGGTCGGTAATGGAAACAATTGTGTCAGTAATGGGTTTGCTGGGCGTTTTAGTGCTAAATTTGTTCGTGTAA
- the gyrA gene encoding DNA gyrase subunit A: MAESSGENIIPINIEDEMRGAYIDYSMSVIISRALPDVRDGLKPVHRRVLYGMDDLGVSYNRAHKKSARIVGEVLGKYHPHGDSSVYNTMVRMAQPWSLRYPLVDGQGNFGSVDGDNPAAMRYTEARLKRIADELLADLNKDTVDFQPNFDDSLSEPSVLPAKFPNLLVNGSSGIAVGMATNMAPHNLGEVVDGVLAYIDNNEITIPELMEHVKAPDFPTGGIIYGYNGVRSAMETGRGSIIMRSKAQFEVSKTGREQIIVTEIPYMINKAAMIERIASLINDKKLEGISDIRDESDREGMRIVFDLKKDAIPNIVLNHLFKYTPLQTSFGVNNVALVKGRPVLLNLKDLIKHYVDHRIVVITRRTEYELREAEKRAHILQGLLIALDNLDAVIALIRAARDPETAKTGLMEQFELSEIQARAILDMRLQRLTGLEREKIVKEYEEIMILIADLKDILANEYRKYEIIKTELTDIKERYGDARRTQIEFSAEEFSDEDMIADEEMLITISKEGYIKRTPLSEYRTQTRGGVGSRGVKTKDTDFTEHLFSATMLNYLLIFTEYGKLFWMKVYEVPEGSKTSKGRPIQNLISLESGDSIRSVINVKTLSDEDYINNNYLIMCTEQGTIKKTLLEAYSRPRTNGIIAISINEGDRLLNVALTNGDNDIVIASAAGRAVRFNEKGVRPMGRTAAGVRGINLNDPDNKVIGMVCISREDAQLLVVSENGFGKRSAIDSYRVTNRGGKGVSTMNATDKVGKLVAIREVTEEDDLMIITRNGIAIRMSVLDIRQAGRNTQGVKLIRLSSSDEITSVTRILKDPDEKAEELDEDGNVVAKPVAQVEGASADDVIVSDDELDEEEDVADDDEEEDEEPSDDAEA; this comes from the coding sequence ATGGCAGAATCTTCTGGTGAAAACATTATCCCGATTAATATCGAGGATGAAATGCGTGGAGCCTACATCGACTATTCGATGTCCGTTATCATCTCCCGCGCTTTGCCCGACGTTCGCGATGGTCTGAAACCCGTTCACAGACGGGTCCTTTATGGAATGGACGATCTGGGCGTGAGTTACAACCGAGCCCATAAGAAATCAGCGCGTATCGTAGGGGAAGTGCTTGGGAAGTACCACCCCCACGGCGACTCGTCCGTGTACAACACGATGGTGCGTATGGCCCAGCCGTGGTCGCTGCGCTACCCGCTTGTCGACGGCCAGGGTAACTTCGGGTCGGTCGATGGGGACAATCCGGCGGCGATGCGTTATACGGAGGCAAGGCTGAAAAGAATTGCCGATGAGCTGTTGGCCGATCTTAACAAGGATACGGTTGATTTTCAACCCAACTTTGACGACTCGCTGAGCGAGCCTTCGGTACTTCCGGCAAAATTCCCCAACCTGCTCGTGAACGGTTCGTCCGGTATCGCGGTAGGGATGGCCACCAACATGGCGCCGCACAACCTCGGAGAGGTCGTAGACGGCGTGCTCGCTTACATTGACAACAACGAAATCACCATTCCGGAACTGATGGAGCACGTAAAAGCTCCCGATTTCCCGACGGGTGGTATCATTTACGGTTACAATGGCGTACGCTCGGCGATGGAAACCGGCCGCGGAAGCATTATTATGCGTTCGAAGGCGCAATTCGAAGTTTCCAAGACCGGCCGCGAGCAGATCATCGTCACCGAAATCCCTTACATGATCAATAAGGCGGCAATGATCGAACGGATCGCGTCGCTGATCAATGACAAGAAACTGGAAGGAATTTCCGACATCCGCGACGAGTCTGACCGCGAAGGTATGCGCATTGTTTTCGACCTGAAAAAAGATGCGATCCCTAATATTGTATTGAACCACCTGTTCAAATACACGCCGCTGCAAACGTCGTTCGGGGTGAACAACGTGGCGCTCGTGAAAGGCCGCCCGGTGTTGCTCAACCTGAAAGATTTGATCAAGCATTATGTGGACCACCGGATTGTGGTAATTACCCGCCGGACGGAATACGAATTGCGCGAAGCAGAAAAACGCGCGCACATTCTGCAAGGCTTGCTGATCGCACTGGATAACCTCGATGCGGTGATCGCATTGATCCGCGCAGCCCGCGATCCTGAAACGGCTAAGACCGGTTTGATGGAGCAATTCGAACTGTCGGAAATCCAGGCGCGCGCGATCCTTGATATGCGCTTGCAACGTTTGACAGGTCTGGAAAGAGAGAAGATCGTGAAGGAATATGAAGAGATCATGATCCTGATCGCCGACTTGAAAGACATTCTGGCCAACGAATACCGCAAATACGAGATCATTAAAACCGAGCTGACCGACATTAAGGAGCGCTACGGGGATGCGCGCAGAACGCAGATCGAATTCTCGGCAGAGGAATTCAGCGACGAAGACATGATTGCCGACGAGGAAATGCTCATTACTATTTCCAAAGAAGGGTATATCAAACGTACGCCGCTTTCGGAATACCGCACGCAAACAAGGGGAGGAGTTGGCTCCCGCGGTGTGAAAACGAAGGATACGGATTTCACCGAGCACCTGTTCTCCGCGACAATGCTCAACTACCTGCTGATCTTCACCGAATACGGTAAGTTGTTTTGGATGAAGGTGTACGAGGTGCCGGAAGGAAGCAAAACTTCGAAAGGCCGCCCGATCCAGAACCTGATCAGCCTCGAAAGCGGCGATTCGATCCGTTCGGTGATCAACGTGAAGACCTTGTCGGATGAGGATTATATCAACAATAATTACCTCATTATGTGTACCGAGCAGGGCACGATCAAGAAGACCTTGCTCGAAGCTTACTCACGTCCGCGTACAAATGGTATCATCGCCATTTCGATCAACGAAGGCGACCGCTTGCTGAACGTGGCGTTAACCAACGGTGATAACGACATCGTGATCGCGTCGGCAGCCGGTAGGGCGGTCCGCTTTAACGAAAAAGGCGTGCGTCCGATGGGCCGTACAGCGGCCGGTGTGCGTGGTATTAACCTGAACGATCCTGATAATAAGGTTATCGGCATGGTTTGTATCAGCCGTGAAGATGCACAGTTGCTCGTGGTGTCTGAAAATGGATTTGGAAAGCGCTCTGCGATAGATAGTTACCGTGTCACCAACCGTGGTGGCAAAGGAGTCTCCACGATGAATGCGACTGATAAGGTCGGTAAGCTGGTGGCCATTCGCGAGGTAACCGAAGAGGACGACCTGATGATCATCACCCGCAATGGTATCGCGATCAGAATGAGCGTACTCGACATCCGCCAGGCCGGCCGTAACACACAGGGTGTGAAGCTGATCCGCCTGAGCAGCTCCGACGAAATCACTTCGGTGACCCGCATTCTGAAAGATCCGGACGAAAAAGCCGAAGAACTGGACGAAGATGGCAACGTAGTAGCTAAACCGGTAGCGCAGGTTGAAGGTGCTTCGGCCGATGATGTAATTGTTTCTGATGATGAGTTGGACGAGGAAGAAGATGTCGCTGACGACGACGAGGAGGAGGATGAAGAGCCTTCCGACGACGCAGAGGCATGA
- a CDS encoding tetratricopeptide repeat protein, translating into MKKLFLISALSLFGCAAMAQDDAVNKAMVDGLRKDKEKSDKDVSDPKASAKASFWMERAKLYENIALQGSEVDSSAAKTALEAYKKVVELDVTKKGEPGKSSKEASNVLAGGEGTQLFNAFVKQGAEKYQAKNLGGALEMFKAAQEINKKDTLAALYGGIAAQQLDQKDDAKASFEKYTANGGKDPSVFYGLAQLYRSENNFDKAIETLNQGLAQSPGNKDLKAEIVNILLASGKEDQAIKELEALAAADPKNTQNVVNLAILYDNMYRTATDKVKQLSAKAGAGANAAGAAEKNLAGEKDKIAVYDGEVKRISALIKKQPKNADLKRQLADVTAKKKESTEAVAKLEGEVKAAQEAAKGQDVAGAQKELEEAKAKQKEASDKAVANYKKALEIDATNYDALYNLGVFYFNEAVQLKGEVDNMNMTEYQQRGKEVEGRVCGKFKKAKPYFEKAIQAKDEAEAKDNLTNLNGVLEQFASKGVACIEE; encoded by the coding sequence ATGAAAAAACTGTTTTTAATTTCTGCACTTAGTCTGTTCGGCTGTGCTGCGATGGCGCAGGACGATGCTGTGAACAAGGCTATGGTAGATGGATTGCGTAAGGACAAAGAGAAAAGCGATAAAGATGTAAGCGATCCGAAGGCGAGTGCGAAAGCTTCTTTCTGGATGGAGCGCGCAAAACTTTATGAAAACATAGCTTTGCAAGGTTCCGAAGTAGATTCCAGTGCAGCAAAAACGGCGTTGGAAGCTTATAAAAAGGTTGTGGAGCTGGATGTTACAAAAAAAGGGGAGCCAGGTAAATCTTCGAAAGAAGCGTCCAATGTTTTGGCCGGCGGAGAAGGGACACAGCTTTTCAATGCATTTGTAAAGCAAGGTGCTGAAAAATACCAGGCGAAAAACCTGGGCGGTGCGCTCGAAATGTTCAAGGCTGCACAGGAGATCAATAAAAAGGATACCCTGGCTGCACTTTACGGCGGTATCGCTGCACAACAGCTTGACCAAAAGGACGATGCGAAAGCTTCTTTCGAGAAATATACTGCTAACGGCGGTAAAGACCCCAGCGTTTTCTACGGTCTGGCTCAGCTATATCGCTCAGAAAACAACTTCGACAAAGCGATCGAAACACTGAACCAGGGTTTGGCACAATCGCCAGGCAACAAAGACCTGAAAGCAGAGATCGTGAACATTTTGCTTGCATCTGGCAAGGAAGACCAGGCTATCAAAGAACTCGAAGCACTGGCAGCAGCTGATCCAAAAAACACCCAGAATGTGGTAAATTTGGCTATTTTGTACGATAACATGTACAGAACTGCTACTGACAAGGTGAAACAACTGAGCGCGAAAGCAGGTGCTGGTGCCAATGCAGCAGGAGCCGCTGAGAAAAACCTGGCAGGTGAAAAAGACAAAATTGCCGTATACGATGGTGAGGTGAAGCGTATCAGCGCGCTGATCAAAAAGCAGCCTAAAAATGCAGACTTGAAACGCCAGCTTGCTGATGTAACCGCGAAGAAAAAGGAGAGCACCGAAGCAGTAGCGAAACTGGAAGGCGAAGTGAAAGCCGCACAGGAAGCTGCCAAAGGTCAGGATGTAGCAGGAGCTCAGAAAGAGCTGGAAGAAGCAAAAGCAAAACAGAAAGAAGCGAGCGACAAAGCAGTAGCTAACTATAAGAAAGCACTGGAAATCGACGCGACTAACTACGATGCGCTTTACAACCTGGGCGTTTTCTACTTCAACGAAGCGGTACAGCTGAAAGGCGAAGTGGATAACATGAACATGACCGAATACCAGCAACGTGGTAAAGAAGTTGAAGGTCGTGTTTGTGGTAAGTTCAAAAAAGCAAAACCATACTTCGAAAAAGCAATCCAGGCAAAGGACGAAGCTGAGGCCAAAGACAACCTCACCAACCTGAACGGCGTTCTGGAACAATTCGCTTCGAAGGGAGTGGCTTGTATTGAAGAATAA
- a CDS encoding hydroxypyruvate isomerase family protein — protein sequence MSTRRNALKNIAAGTAAGAAAGMMSITEVFAKNESVLGAKLNGKINHSVCKWCYGKIPLDTFAQECKKIGITSIELLGPEDWPTLKKYGLTCALPNGAGMGIEKGFNDLALHDELVKSYEELFPKLKEAGYKTVICFSGNRRGMSDYDGMRNCAIGLRRLMPSAEKHGITMIMELLNSKVNHRDYMCDHTSWGAGLCEMVGSENFKLLYDIYHMSIMEGDVIATIKQYHKYIGHYHTGGVPGRAEIDDTQELYYPAIMKAIVDTGYKGFVAQEFIPKREPLASLKQCVEICDVA from the coding sequence ATGTCAACCAGAAGAAACGCATTAAAAAATATAGCAGCCGGCACGGCCGCAGGAGCCGCAGCAGGGATGATGTCCATTACAGAAGTATTCGCCAAAAACGAATCAGTTTTGGGTGCTAAACTGAATGGAAAAATCAACCATTCGGTATGCAAATGGTGCTACGGCAAAATCCCGCTCGACACTTTCGCACAGGAATGTAAGAAGATCGGGATCACGTCCATCGAACTACTCGGACCCGAGGATTGGCCGACGCTGAAAAAGTACGGCCTGACATGCGCGCTGCCTAACGGCGCCGGCATGGGAATCGAAAAAGGATTCAACGATCTCGCATTGCACGACGAATTGGTGAAAAGCTACGAGGAGCTTTTTCCGAAATTGAAGGAAGCCGGCTACAAAACGGTGATCTGCTTTTCGGGCAACCGCCGCGGCATGTCGGACTACGACGGCATGCGCAACTGCGCCATCGGCCTGCGCCGCCTGATGCCGTCTGCCGAAAAACACGGTATCACGATGATCATGGAATTGTTGAACAGCAAAGTCAACCACCGCGACTACATGTGCGACCACACATCCTGGGGCGCCGGTCTGTGCGAAATGGTTGGTTCAGAAAACTTCAAACTCCTGTACGACATTTACCATATGTCGATCATGGAAGGCGACGTGATCGCGACGATCAAGCAATATCATAAATACATTGGTCATTACCACACAGGCGGCGTCCCGGGCCGTGCCGAAATCGACGACACCCAGGAACTTTACTACCCGGCGATCATGAAAGCGATCGTCGACACCGGGTACAAAGGATTCGTCGCACAAGAATTCATCCCGAAGCGCGAGCCGCTGGCTTCTTTGAAGCAATGCGTAGAGATTTGTGACGTCGCGTGA
- a CDS encoding hydroxypyruvate isomerase family protein has protein sequence MAAAAGLGTFSSSLAEAFAASREALGPQLNGKINHSVCKWCYSKIPLETFAQECKKIGLTSIELLGPEEWPVIKKYGLTCALPWGEGLTRSIDKGFNDPKNHEELIKGFEDVIPKVRAAGYDKIICFSGNRRGMSDYDGIRNCAEGIRKLIPTAEKHNVTLVMELLNSKVNHKDYMCDRTEWGAALCEAVGSEKFKLLYDIYHMQIQEGDVIATIKKYHKYIAHYHTGGVPGRHEIDETQELYYPAIMKAIVETGYKGFVGQEFVPSRGDDLASLKQGVTICDIA, from the coding sequence ATGGCCGCTGCGGCTGGCCTGGGAACGTTTTCGAGCTCCCTTGCCGAAGCCTTCGCCGCGTCCCGCGAAGCGCTTGGCCCACAGTTGAACGGCAAAATCAATCATTCCGTATGCAAATGGTGTTACAGCAAAATTCCGTTGGAAACCTTTGCGCAGGAATGCAAGAAAATCGGCTTGACCTCCATCGAATTGCTAGGCCCCGAAGAATGGCCGGTTATCAAAAAATACGGACTTACCTGCGCTTTGCCCTGGGGCGAAGGACTCACACGAAGCATTGACAAAGGTTTTAACGATCCTAAAAATCATGAAGAGCTGATCAAGGGTTTTGAAGATGTGATTCCAAAAGTGCGGGCTGCCGGCTATGACAAGATCATTTGCTTCTCGGGCAACCGCCGCGGCATGTCGGACTATGACGGGATCCGCAACTGCGCGGAAGGCATCCGGAAGCTGATCCCGACGGCAGAAAAGCATAATGTAACGCTGGTGATGGAATTGCTGAACAGTAAAGTCAACCACAAAGATTACATGTGCGACCGGACAGAGTGGGGTGCAGCCCTTTGCGAAGCCGTTGGTTCAGAGAAATTTAAGCTCTTGTACGACATTTACCACATGCAGATCCAGGAAGGCGACGTGATCGCGACCATTAAAAAGTACCACAAGTACATCGCGCATTATCACACGGGCGGTGTGCCGGGCCGACACGAGATCGACGAGACGCAGGAGCTGTATTACCCGGCCATTATGAAGGCAATTGTAGAAACCGGTTACAAGGGTTTCGTAGGGCAGGAGTTCGTCCCAAGCCGGGGTGACGATCTCGCTTCACTGAAACAAGGTGTCACCATTTGCGACATTGCCTAA
- a CDS encoding c-type cytochrome, whose protein sequence is MYTKKQWLKLPMTLAVLLAVGVFCGVMLSNRTAKHRPPGSKVDKLKLPEGFKAEHLYSVSEEKNGSWVSMTFDNKGRMITSDQYGSLFRLELPPIGSTDKPKVEALKIEGDTAKVAMGYAHGLLYAFNSLYVMINNRSNARFPKGSGLYRLQDSDNNDQYDKITLIKPLTGEGEHGPHSIVMAPDQKSLFVVAGNFTDLPKMDIYRLMPNWKNDNLFPFIKDPRGHATDRHAPGGWIAHTDPEGKNWELYTAGFRNPYDIAFNEAGDLFAYDSDMEWDFGTPWYRPTRVCHAVSGGEFGWRTGSANTSPAFADFLSPVMNIGQGSPTNLIYLKDARFPAKYKNTLLAFDWSFGIVHGLHLKPSGSTYTADHEEFLSGAPLPLTDGAIGPDGALYFLTGGRRLESDLYRVYYGDYKNIAPGSNVATPVITNEHKQRTAIEEYHAKKDPKAVDQAWPLLKSNDRFLRYAARLAIEHQPVSQWESKVYAEKDPQSIIYAAIALGRQGDSTKVGGPLLKKLTTIDYTKLDDLNKQALLRAVEVTLYRTGQPDAATKAAVIAYLNPKYPSPNALQNRFLSKILVTLEAPKVVEKTLSLIAKNEKFDDKDNEMVTASADLILRNPQYGLDLAGLLEKMPPQQQTFYAIMLSSAKTGWTTATREEYFKWFHKAFSFQGGRSYIGFIDKARQLALKNVPSDKVAYYNKLSGAELLTGTGNDLVKLYTPKGPGRAWKVEQAVELVEDSLANRDFERGKQIFSAVLCSRCHAIQGEGADVGPELTQLGTRFSVKDMLEAIIIPDKAVSDQYASISFQMKDGQSIVGREVNQDANFYYVSQNPFDPKTIRKVAKKDVASSRLSPVSIMLPGLINGLNPNELRDLVAYLMAGGNKNNPIYSESGAPKSGK, encoded by the coding sequence ATGTACACTAAAAAACAATGGTTAAAACTTCCTATGACGCTCGCGGTGCTGCTCGCCGTAGGGGTCTTTTGCGGAGTGATGCTAAGCAACCGCACCGCCAAACACCGGCCGCCTGGCTCAAAGGTCGACAAACTCAAACTGCCGGAAGGTTTCAAAGCTGAACACCTATACAGCGTGTCGGAGGAGAAAAACGGTTCGTGGGTATCGATGACATTCGATAATAAGGGCCGCATGATCACGTCCGACCAATACGGCAGCCTTTTCCGCCTGGAATTGCCGCCGATCGGTTCGACGGATAAGCCGAAAGTGGAAGCGCTGAAAATTGAGGGCGATACCGCAAAGGTAGCAATGGGCTACGCGCACGGCTTGCTGTACGCATTCAACAGCCTTTATGTGATGATCAACAACCGGTCAAATGCGCGCTTCCCGAAAGGAAGTGGATTGTACCGTTTGCAGGATTCGGACAATAACGATCAGTACGACAAGATTACGCTGATTAAACCACTCACCGGCGAAGGCGAGCACGGACCGCACAGCATTGTGATGGCGCCCGATCAGAAATCGCTTTTCGTGGTGGCCGGTAACTTCACCGATCTGCCGAAAATGGACATTTACCGCCTGATGCCGAATTGGAAAAACGACAACCTTTTCCCGTTTATTAAAGATCCGCGCGGCCACGCCACCGACCGTCACGCGCCCGGCGGCTGGATTGCCCACACCGATCCCGAGGGAAAAAACTGGGAACTGTACACGGCGGGCTTCCGTAACCCTTACGACATCGCATTCAACGAAGCGGGCGATCTTTTCGCTTACGACTCGGATATGGAATGGGATTTCGGAACGCCCTGGTACCGCCCGACGCGCGTTTGCCATGCGGTAAGCGGCGGCGAGTTCGGTTGGAGAACGGGTTCGGCGAACACTTCGCCCGCTTTTGCGGATTTCCTGTCACCGGTGATGAACATCGGCCAGGGCTCGCCTACGAACCTGATTTACCTGAAAGACGCACGTTTCCCTGCGAAATACAAAAATACATTGCTTGCATTCGACTGGAGTTTCGGTATCGTCCACGGCCTGCACCTCAAACCGAGCGGTTCGACTTACACCGCCGATCATGAAGAATTCCTTTCCGGCGCTCCGCTGCCATTGACCGACGGCGCAATTGGCCCCGATGGCGCATTGTATTTCCTCACAGGTGGCCGTCGTCTGGAATCGGATCTGTACCGCGTGTATTATGGTGACTACAAGAACATTGCGCCGGGATCGAACGTGGCTACGCCGGTGATCACGAACGAGCACAAGCAACGCACGGCGATCGAAGAATACCATGCCAAAAAGGACCCGAAAGCAGTTGACCAGGCATGGCCATTGCTGAAAAGCAACGACCGCTTCCTGCGCTACGCAGCCCGACTGGCGATTGAACACCAGCCAGTTAGCCAGTGGGAAAGCAAAGTGTATGCAGAAAAAGATCCGCAATCGATCATTTACGCAGCCATCGCACTGGGCCGCCAGGGCGATTCTACGAAAGTAGGAGGGCCGCTGTTGAAAAAACTGACAACGATCGACTACACCAAGCTCGACGACCTGAACAAGCAGGCTCTCTTGCGCGCCGTAGAAGTGACCCTGTACCGCACCGGCCAGCCTGATGCGGCCACCAAAGCTGCGGTGATTGCATACCTGAATCCCAAATATCCATCTCCTAATGCTTTGCAAAACAGATTTTTAAGCAAAATCCTGGTAACGCTCGAAGCACCGAAAGTGGTCGAAAAAACGCTTTCGCTTATCGCGAAAAACGAGAAATTCGACGACAAGGATAACGAAATGGTAACCGCCTCCGCCGACCTGATCCTGCGTAACCCGCAATACGGTCTCGACCTGGCAGGCTTATTGGAAAAAATGCCGCCACAGCAGCAGACATTCTACGCGATCATGCTCAGCAGCGCCAAAACCGGCTGGACAACCGCCACGCGTGAGGAGTATTTCAAATGGTTCCACAAAGCATTCAGCTTCCAGGGCGGACGCAGCTACATTGGATTTATCGACAAAGCCCGTCAACTGGCATTGAAAAACGTACCAAGCGACAAAGTGGCCTATTACAACAAATTATCTGGTGCTGAACTACTTACAGGAACCGGAAACGACCTGGTAAAACTTTACACGCCGAAGGGTCCGGGCCGCGCATGGAAAGTCGAACAAGCCGTTGAACTGGTGGAAGACAGCTTGGCAAACCGTGATTTCGAGCGTGGCAAGCAGATTTTCTCAGCCGTACTTTGCAGCCGCTGCCATGCCATTCAGGGCGAAGGCGCGGACGTTGGCCCGGAACTGACCCAGCTAGGAACCCGCTTCTCGGTGAAGGACATGCTCGAAGCGATCATTATTCCCGACAAGGCGGTGTCTGACCAATATGCTTCGATCTCATTCCAAATGAAAGACGGACAGTCGATCGTAGGCCGCGAGGTGAACCAGGATGCCAACTTCTATTATGTGTCGCAAAACCCGTTTGATCCGAAAACGATCCGGAAAGTTGCTAAAAAAGATGTCGCTTCGTCCAGATTATCGCCCGTGTCGATCATGCTTCCAGGCCTGATCAACGGTTTGAACCCGAACGAATTGAGAGATTTGGTAGCTTATCTGATGGCCGGTGGCAACAAAAACAACCCGATTTATTCTGAATCCGGCGCCCCGAAAAGCGGAAAATAG